One window from the genome of Bdellovibrionales bacterium encodes:
- the rplS gene encoding 50S ribosomal protein L19 encodes MDIVQQVTVGRAKTKDLPRFTPGDTLNVHVRVKEGEKERVQIYTGVVLKIQGSGAGRAFTVRKISAGVGVERTFPFLSPAIEKVELVSRGKVRRSRLFYLRTLKGRAARLTSEAISEQDSAKAAGKTSKAKSIDK; translated from the coding sequence ATGGATATCGTACAACAAGTAACTGTAGGTCGGGCAAAAACGAAGGACTTACCTCGCTTTACGCCTGGTGATACCTTGAATGTGCACGTTCGAGTGAAAGAGGGAGAAAAAGAGAGAGTCCAGATTTACACTGGAGTCGTACTCAAAATCCAGGGCAGTGGTGCTGGGCGGGCATTTACAGTTCGCAAGATCTCGGCAGGAGTAGGAGTTGAAAGAACATTCCCATTTCTCAGTCCGGCGATCGAAAAGGTAGAATTGGTGAGTCGTGGCAAGGTGCGGCGTTCACGTCTCTTTTATCTTCGAACACTGAAAGGCCGTGCCGCTCGTCTGACATCCGAGGCGATTTCTGAACAAGATTCAGCCAAGGCTGCCGGTAAAACCTCGAAGGCTAAATCTATCGATAAATGA
- the rimM gene encoding 16S rRNA processing protein RimM, with protein MPSSSQQEIDSQARQKGLRKIGKVKDAHGIRGEIFFIVFSGEAPWLDQLKELTIHGIRSEGDGWMTLDLRSARLHKNGFIASSPQIQNRNEAEALKGCELYVPEEFLISKPGDSIFLSEIEGFKVLFADGTELGQIVGFSSNGVQDLLVVRAKKGDDEREILIPLIPEFVSKIHFEKSEIVMILPPGLTED; from the coding sequence ATGCCTTCTTCGAGCCAGCAAGAAATTGATTCTCAGGCCAGACAAAAGGGGTTGAGAAAAATAGGAAAGGTGAAGGACGCACACGGTATTCGTGGTGAGATTTTTTTTATTGTATTTTCTGGTGAGGCTCCTTGGCTTGATCAATTGAAAGAGCTGACTATTCATGGGATTCGATCAGAGGGAGACGGTTGGATGACTCTTGATCTTAGATCGGCGCGTCTTCATAAGAATGGATTTATTGCGAGTTCCCCGCAAATTCAAAATCGCAACGAGGCTGAGGCGCTGAAGGGCTGTGAATTGTATGTCCCAGAGGAGTTTTTGATTTCTAAGCCTGGCGACTCAATTTTTCTGTCAGAAATCGAAGGCTTTAAAGTGCTTTTTGCCGATGGGACAGAGCTTGGTCAGATTGTCGGATTTTCAAGCAATGGAGTTCAGGATCTTCTGGTTGTTAGGGCTAAGAAGGGCGATGACGAACGGGAAATTTTAATTCCATTGATTCCTGAATTTGTTAGCAAAATCCACTTTGAAAAATCGGAAATCGTCATGATTCTTCCTCCTGGATTGACCGAGGATTGA
- the ffh gene encoding signal recognition particle protein, which yields MFDNLSDKLLGSLKKIRGQGRITERNIEDTVKEIRMSLLEADVNFKVVKSFIDRVKEKALGQNVLTSLSAGQQFVKIVHDELIHVLGEEVVDLDIRGTPAVIFLVGLQGAGKTTTAAKLALHVRQKFGKKPGMVPADIYRPAAIEQLKTLGKQNNIPVFPSQENMKPEVILSESKSWARDEMIDVVIVDTAGRLQIDDALMSELERLKGIWEPKEILLVADAMLGQQSVNVAEGFQQRLGISGLVLTKVDGDARGGAALSIRQATGVPIKFLGVGEKVSGLEIFHPDRLASRILDMGDVLSLVEKAQDVIDEKTAMESAKKMASNKFTMNDFLQQIQMLKKMGSMEGLMKMIPGMGQMMKKMKDMTPPDKEMKKIEAIIRSMTPAERDNHRILNGSRRLRIARGSGTEVSDVNKFVKQFEGAQKMMSQMMKMGLGRGGLGGKGMGFPF from the coding sequence ATGTTTGATAACTTGTCGGATAAGCTCTTAGGCAGCCTGAAAAAAATTCGTGGTCAGGGTCGAATTACGGAGCGAAACATTGAGGACACGGTAAAGGAAATCCGAATGAGTCTGCTGGAGGCAGACGTGAATTTCAAAGTGGTGAAGAGTTTTATTGATCGGGTAAAAGAAAAGGCATTGGGACAGAACGTCTTGACCAGTCTTTCGGCGGGCCAGCAATTCGTTAAGATTGTGCATGATGAGCTAATTCATGTACTGGGAGAAGAAGTCGTTGATCTGGATATTCGTGGCACTCCCGCTGTGATCTTTCTCGTGGGACTTCAAGGAGCAGGGAAGACCACCACGGCCGCAAAACTAGCCCTCCACGTGCGTCAGAAGTTTGGTAAAAAACCAGGTATGGTTCCAGCAGACATATATCGGCCTGCGGCCATTGAGCAGTTAAAGACTCTGGGAAAGCAGAATAATATTCCTGTTTTTCCTTCTCAAGAGAACATGAAGCCTGAGGTCATTCTTTCGGAGTCCAAATCCTGGGCGCGGGACGAGATGATTGATGTGGTCATTGTCGATACAGCGGGTCGTCTCCAGATTGATGATGCACTGATGAGTGAGTTGGAGAGGCTAAAAGGCATATGGGAGCCCAAGGAGATATTGCTTGTGGCCGATGCGATGTTGGGCCAACAATCCGTCAACGTGGCCGAGGGTTTTCAGCAGCGATTGGGAATCTCGGGTCTCGTTCTAACGAAAGTGGATGGAGATGCCAGAGGCGGGGCTGCGCTCAGCATCCGACAGGCAACGGGCGTTCCTATCAAGTTTCTAGGCGTTGGAGAAAAAGTGTCGGGACTGGAGATTTTCCATCCCGATCGTCTGGCTAGCCGAATACTTGACATGGGTGATGTCCTGTCTTTGGTTGAAAAAGCTCAAGATGTGATCGATGAAAAAACGGCCATGGAATCTGCAAAGAAAATGGCTTCGAATAAATTTACGATGAATGATTTTTTGCAGCAGATTCAAATGTTGAAAAAAATGGGGTCCATGGAGGGTCTCATGAAAATGATCCCTGGGATGGGACAAATGATGAAAAAAATGAAGGATATGACTCCTCCCGACAAGGAAATGAAAAAAATTGAAGCTATCATTCGTTCTATGACTCCGGCGGAGCGCGACAATCATCGTATACTGAACGGATCAAGGAGATTGAGAATTGCGAGGGGGTCGGGAACTGAGGTCTCTGACGTCAACAAGTTCGTGAAGCAGTTCGAAGGGGCCCAGAAAATGATGTCTCAAATGATGAAAATGGGGCTTGGTCGTGGAGGCCTCGGAGGCAAGGGAATGGGCTTTCCATTTTGA
- a CDS encoding KH domain-containing protein — protein sequence MDHSSLRDLVEFMAKSLVDKPDDVEVNEIVGEQTTVVELKVAKEDLGKVIGKQGRTARSMRTILNAASTKLQKRSVLEIVE from the coding sequence ATGGACCATTCGAGTCTAAGAGATCTTGTCGAGTTTATGGCGAAGAGCCTAGTTGACAAGCCAGATGATGTTGAAGTGAATGAAATTGTTGGGGAGCAAACGACAGTCGTTGAGCTCAAAGTTGCGAAGGAAGACCTTGGCAAGGTGATTGGTAAGCAGGGACGGACAGCTCGGTCCATGCGGACAATTCTTAATGCCGCGAGCACCAAGCTTCAGAAGCGAAGTGTTTTGGAGATTGTTGAATAG
- the trmD gene encoding tRNA (guanosine(37)-N1)-methyltransferase TrmD translates to MSKIFNILTIFPNMISQSLQEGLVGQAFKNGKAQLNLVNPRDFTFDLHKTVDDRPYGGGDGMVFLAEPFSQALASLGEGKGKVVFLSPQGRPWSDRLAREWADDQGPVTLVCGRYGGIDQRFIESFVDEEISIGDYILSGGELGSLVIMDSVVRLLPEVLGNPLSTHLETFAEGLLECPLLTRPRVFMDLPVPEILLSGHHVRMEAFRQDVSLVRTKILRPDLLKQLGVLEMSVVEAARRLCALPERELKSLGLAANTVRQIAENKTDSLMS, encoded by the coding sequence ATGTCTAAGATATTCAATATATTGACTATTTTTCCCAACATGATCAGCCAATCTCTTCAGGAAGGTCTGGTCGGTCAGGCCTTTAAAAATGGCAAGGCCCAGTTAAATTTGGTGAACCCTCGCGACTTCACCTTTGATCTCCACAAAACGGTTGATGATCGACCCTATGGCGGGGGTGATGGCATGGTCTTTCTTGCGGAGCCATTTTCGCAAGCGCTAGCGAGTCTGGGCGAAGGAAAGGGAAAGGTGGTCTTCCTTTCTCCTCAAGGGAGGCCTTGGAGCGATCGGTTGGCGAGGGAATGGGCTGACGATCAGGGGCCGGTGACTCTCGTCTGTGGGCGATACGGGGGAATCGATCAGAGATTTATTGAATCCTTTGTTGATGAAGAAATATCTATTGGGGACTACATCTTGAGTGGCGGAGAACTTGGCTCTTTGGTCATCATGGATTCTGTTGTTCGTTTATTGCCGGAGGTTTTGGGCAATCCGCTCAGTACTCATTTGGAGACTTTTGCTGAAGGGCTTCTTGAATGTCCGCTCTTGACTCGACCACGGGTATTCATGGATCTTCCAGTTCCGGAAATTCTGCTTTCAGGGCACCATGTGCGCATGGAGGCCTTTCGCCAGGATGTTTCTTTGGTGCGGACAAAAATATTGCGGCCTGATTTATTAAAGCAACTGGGTGTGTTGGAGATGAGCGTGGTGGAGGCCGCACGACGTTTGTGTGCTCTACCGGAAAGAGAGCTCAAATCACTTGGCCTTGCGGCGAACACGGTGAGGCAAATTGCTGAAAATAAGACAGATTCTTTAATGAGTTAG
- the rpsP gene encoding 30S ribosomal protein S16, with product MVVIRLNRVGAKRAPKYRITVADQRRSKGGRFVEVLGSYNPNPSGAEKGLELDLSKVQAWVAKGAQPTLRVKSLIKKAQASQIKN from the coding sequence ATGGTAGTGATTCGATTGAATCGAGTTGGAGCAAAAAGAGCCCCTAAATACCGTATTACCGTTGCTGATCAGCGACGATCAAAGGGAGGGCGCTTTGTTGAGGTTTTAGGTAGCTATAATCCAAACCCATCGGGTGCCGAAAAGGGCTTGGAACTGGACCTGAGTAAGGTACAGGCATGGGTTGCCAAGGGCGCTCAACCTACGTTGAGGGTCAAGAGTCTGATTAAAAAGGCTCAAGCTAGCCAAATTAAAAATTAA
- a CDS encoding RNA methyltransferase has protein sequence MESGVPHEQQIDVSVALIHWPVRDKTGKVIATSVTNFDIHDIARVSCTYGVNKYFIVHRQREQLMFVSRILNHWRVGYGSRFNASRGRALERVELCETLEDLIAGFSEPPIVVATAARDYPGVARVSFRELREEMMSRPGVPYLLLFGTGYGLTEDLLERCDRLLEPIRGPSLDQFRHLSVRSAVSICLDRLLATW, from the coding sequence ATGGAGAGCGGGGTTCCGCATGAGCAGCAGATCGATGTGTCGGTGGCTTTAATTCACTGGCCTGTGAGAGACAAAACGGGAAAGGTCATTGCGACCAGTGTAACCAATTTCGATATTCATGACATCGCCCGCGTGTCTTGCACCTATGGTGTTAACAAGTATTTTATTGTTCACCGGCAGCGGGAACAGCTCATGTTTGTGAGCCGGATTTTGAATCACTGGAGGGTCGGATACGGATCGAGATTCAATGCCAGTCGGGGGCGCGCTCTAGAGCGAGTCGAGTTGTGCGAGACTTTAGAAGACTTGATAGCAGGGTTTTCTGAGCCGCCAATTGTCGTCGCAACAGCGGCCCGCGATTATCCAGGGGTGGCTCGAGTTAGTTTTCGCGAGTTACGGGAGGAAATGATGTCTCGTCCCGGAGTCCCTTACTTACTTCTGTTTGGCACGGGCTACGGGCTGACAGAAGACCTCCTCGAGAGGTGCGATCGACTTTTAGAGCCTATTCGAGGGCCTTCATTGGACCAATTTCGCCATTTATCAGTCCGTTCGGCGGTAAGTATCTGTCTTGACCGGCTTCTGGCGACATGGTAG